In the Mytilus galloprovincialis chromosome 10, xbMytGall1.hap1.1, whole genome shotgun sequence genome, one interval contains:
- the LOC143048161 gene encoding runt-related transcription factor 1-like isoform X4: MMLESAFAKQDLNGLTPFPDSPHKMTEVLPGERSLGSVSSDHNEPLVRTGSPNFVCTALPPHWRSNKTLPGGFKVVSLGDIKDGTKVTISAGNDENYCAELRNCTAFMKNKVAKFNDVRFVGRSGRGKSFTITIAVYTCPPQITLYQKAIKVTVDGPRDPRSKTKLRTDDRRIHRPSPIDFPDRNPYSERQLESHRFSSQLPDWNTIRRPLSQQSDNARRVLEPSSDTNGYHPTDIKRSPWGTYDPVYTTNSSVAQFTQQQPINTASLPGHDMTPPPPSQSIDSINVDQKFSKDNSSHLDLVPVSNSRSLPITIPDPQRMDHMTPFNSRSIDSRMPDLPLMLGPRYTADVRITEHRMTERYSGESSLATMFGNPPYSASSNLDILRESRHIQSFRDSRGDMSTLSLGPPSMMTHDLLSGLTPATTMSPSFLSGSPSAVVPPSFLYPHLSLASPPQYQTSLYVPSGEVRTYEVLGGRSSDVPMRIERPLPPSPPSRLIPDTVTQDHRFSSSINERSRVISRRNITQMDTTADSTRTPPRPNDAVTDSSVWRPY, translated from the exons ATGATGCTTGAATCAGCTTTTGCTAAACAAG ATTTAAACGGATTAACTCCGTTCCCGGACTCCCCTCACAAAATGACAGAGGTGCTACCAGGGGAAAGGAGTCTGGGTTCGGTATCCAGTGACCACAATGAGCCCCTGGTTAGAACTGGGAGCCCAAACTTTGTGTGTACAGCATTGCCACCGCACTGGAGATCAAACAAAACTCTTCCAGGAGGATTTAAAGTTGTGTCACTTGGAGATATTAAAGATGGAACCAAAGTGACAATTTCTGCTGGAAATGACGAAAATTATTGTGCGGAATTAAGAAATTGTACTGCCTTTATGAAAAACAAAGTGGCTAAATTTAATGATGTTCGATTTGTTGGACGAAGTGGTCGAG gcAAAAGTTTCACCATTACCATAGCTGTATATACATGTCCACCACAGATTACTTTGTACCAGAAAGCCATTAAAGTTACCGTAGATGGACCACGTGATCCAAGAAGTAAGACAA AACTCCGAACTGATGATCGCAGAATTCACCGACCAAGTCCCATAGATTTTCCAGACAGAAATCCATATTCTGAACGTCAGTTAGAAAGCCATAGATTTTCATCACAATTACCGGACTGGAATACAATCAGACGGCCATTATCACAGCAATCAGACAACGCACGGCGCGTGCTTGAACCGTCGTCTGACACCAATGGATATCACCCAACAG ATATAAAAAGAAGTCCATGGGGCACATATGATCCAGTTTATACTACTAATTCTTCTGTTGCACAATTCACACAACAACAACCTATCAACACAGCATCTTTACCAG gtcACGATATGACACCACCACCTCCATCTCAATCTATAGATTCTATAAATGTAGATCAAAAATTCTCAAAGGACAATTCATCTCACTTAGACTTAGTCCCTGTATCAAACAGTAGATCACTACCAATTACAATTCCCGACCCACAACGGATGGATCATATGACACCGTTTAATTCTCGGTCGATTGACTCACGTATGCCAGACCTTCCATTAATGTTAGGACCTAGATATACAGCTGATGTAAGAATAACGGAACATAGAATGACCGAACGTTATTCTGGCGAATCTAGTCTTGCTACTATGTTTGGCAACCCACCATATTCTGCGTCATCGAATCTTGATATTTTACGAGAAAGCAGACATATTCAGTCATTTAGAGACAGCAGAGGTGATATGTCAACTTTATCATTGGGACCACCATCAATGATGACCCACGATCTTTTATCAGGGCTGACGCCAGCAACGACGATGTCGCCATCTTTTCTCAGTGGTTCACCATCCGCAGTTGTTCCACCTAGCTTTCTCTACCCACATTTATCATTAGCCTCTCCACCACAGTATCAAACTAGTCTCTACGTTCCATCCGGAGAGGTCCGAACATACGAAGTACTAGGAGGACGATCGTCTGATGTTCCAATGCGAATAGAAAGACCTTTACCACCATCACCTCCATCTCGTTTGATTCCTGATACAGTTACACAAGATCATAGATTTTCAAGTTCGATTAATGAAAGATCTCGTGTGATTTCGAGGAGAAATATTACTCAAATGGACACCACAGCTGATTCAACTAGGACCCCACCTAGACCAAATGATGCGGTTACAGATTCGTCCGTTTGGAGGCCATACTGA
- the LOC143048161 gene encoding runt-related transcription factor 1-like isoform X2 gives MKLYYKLLDNLKKLFKDILTENSDLNGLTPFPDSPHKMTEVLPGERSLGSVSSDHNEPLVRTGSPNFVCTALPPHWRSNKTLPGGFKVVSLGDIKDGTKVTISAGNDENYCAELRNCTAFMKNKVAKFNDVRFVGRSGRGKSFTITIAVYTCPPQITLYQKAIKVTVDGPRDPRKLRTDDRRIHRPSPIDFPDRNPYSERQLESHRFSSQLPDWNTIRRPLSQQSDNARRVLEPSSDTNGYHPTDIKRSPWGTYDPVYTTNSSVAQFTQQQPINTASLPGHDMTPPPPSQSIDSINVDQKFSKDNSSHLDLVPVSNSRSLPITIPDPQRMDHMTPFNSRSIDSRMPDLPLMLGPRYTADVRITEHRMTERYSGESSLATMFGNPPYSASSNLDILRESRHIQSFRDSRGDMSTLSLGPPSMMTHDLLSGLTPATTMSPSFLSGSPSAVVPPSFLYPHLSLASPPQYQTSLYVPSGEVRTYEVLGGRSSDVPMRIERPLPPSPPSRLIPDTVTQDHRFSSSINERSRVISRRNITQMDTTADSTRTPPRPNDAVTDSSVWRPY, from the exons ATGAAACTGTATTATAAATTGCTGGACAATTTGAAAAAGCTTTTCAAGGATATTTTAACAGAGAATTCTG ATTTAAACGGATTAACTCCGTTCCCGGACTCCCCTCACAAAATGACAGAGGTGCTACCAGGGGAAAGGAGTCTGGGTTCGGTATCCAGTGACCACAATGAGCCCCTGGTTAGAACTGGGAGCCCAAACTTTGTGTGTACAGCATTGCCACCGCACTGGAGATCAAACAAAACTCTTCCAGGAGGATTTAAAGTTGTGTCACTTGGAGATATTAAAGATGGAACCAAAGTGACAATTTCTGCTGGAAATGACGAAAATTATTGTGCGGAATTAAGAAATTGTACTGCCTTTATGAAAAACAAAGTGGCTAAATTTAATGATGTTCGATTTGTTGGACGAAGTGGTCGAG gcAAAAGTTTCACCATTACCATAGCTGTATATACATGTCCACCACAGATTACTTTGTACCAGAAAGCCATTAAAGTTACCGTAGATGGACCACGTGATCCAAGAA AACTCCGAACTGATGATCGCAGAATTCACCGACCAAGTCCCATAGATTTTCCAGACAGAAATCCATATTCTGAACGTCAGTTAGAAAGCCATAGATTTTCATCACAATTACCGGACTGGAATACAATCAGACGGCCATTATCACAGCAATCAGACAACGCACGGCGCGTGCTTGAACCGTCGTCTGACACCAATGGATATCACCCAACAG ATATAAAAAGAAGTCCATGGGGCACATATGATCCAGTTTATACTACTAATTCTTCTGTTGCACAATTCACACAACAACAACCTATCAACACAGCATCTTTACCAG gtcACGATATGACACCACCACCTCCATCTCAATCTATAGATTCTATAAATGTAGATCAAAAATTCTCAAAGGACAATTCATCTCACTTAGACTTAGTCCCTGTATCAAACAGTAGATCACTACCAATTACAATTCCCGACCCACAACGGATGGATCATATGACACCGTTTAATTCTCGGTCGATTGACTCACGTATGCCAGACCTTCCATTAATGTTAGGACCTAGATATACAGCTGATGTAAGAATAACGGAACATAGAATGACCGAACGTTATTCTGGCGAATCTAGTCTTGCTACTATGTTTGGCAACCCACCATATTCTGCGTCATCGAATCTTGATATTTTACGAGAAAGCAGACATATTCAGTCATTTAGAGACAGCAGAGGTGATATGTCAACTTTATCATTGGGACCACCATCAATGATGACCCACGATCTTTTATCAGGGCTGACGCCAGCAACGACGATGTCGCCATCTTTTCTCAGTGGTTCACCATCCGCAGTTGTTCCACCTAGCTTTCTCTACCCACATTTATCATTAGCCTCTCCACCACAGTATCAAACTAGTCTCTACGTTCCATCCGGAGAGGTCCGAACATACGAAGTACTAGGAGGACGATCGTCTGATGTTCCAATGCGAATAGAAAGACCTTTACCACCATCACCTCCATCTCGTTTGATTCCTGATACAGTTACACAAGATCATAGATTTTCAAGTTCGATTAATGAAAGATCTCGTGTGATTTCGAGGAGAAATATTACTCAAATGGACACCACAGCTGATTCAACTAGGACCCCACCTAGACCAAATGATGCGGTTACAGATTCGTCCGTTTGGAGGCCATACTGA
- the LOC143048161 gene encoding runt-related transcription factor 1-like isoform X3: MMEDLSLLDPDETDLNGLTPFPDSPHKMTEVLPGERSLGSVSSDHNEPLVRTGSPNFVCTALPPHWRSNKTLPGGFKVVSLGDIKDGTKVTISAGNDENYCAELRNCTAFMKNKVAKFNDVRFVGRSGRGKSFTITIAVYTCPPQITLYQKAIKVTVDGPRDPRSKTKLRTDDRRIHRPSPIDFPDRNPYSERQLESHRFSSQLPDWNTIRRPLSQQSDNARRVLEPSSDTNGYHPTDIKRSPWGTYDPVYTTNSSVAQFTQQQPINTASLPGHDMTPPPPSQSIDSINVDQKFSKDNSSHLDLVPVSNSRSLPITIPDPQRMDHMTPFNSRSIDSRMPDLPLMLGPRYTADVRITEHRMTERYSGESSLATMFGNPPYSASSNLDILRESRHIQSFRDSRGDMSTLSLGPPSMMTHDLLSGLTPATTMSPSFLSGSPSAVVPPSFLYPHLSLASPPQYQTSLYVPSGEVRTYEVLGGRSSDVPMRIERPLPPSPPSRLIPDTVTQDHRFSSSINERSRVISRRNITQMDTTADSTRTPPRPNDAVTDSSVWRPY; encoded by the exons ATTTAAACGGATTAACTCCGTTCCCGGACTCCCCTCACAAAATGACAGAGGTGCTACCAGGGGAAAGGAGTCTGGGTTCGGTATCCAGTGACCACAATGAGCCCCTGGTTAGAACTGGGAGCCCAAACTTTGTGTGTACAGCATTGCCACCGCACTGGAGATCAAACAAAACTCTTCCAGGAGGATTTAAAGTTGTGTCACTTGGAGATATTAAAGATGGAACCAAAGTGACAATTTCTGCTGGAAATGACGAAAATTATTGTGCGGAATTAAGAAATTGTACTGCCTTTATGAAAAACAAAGTGGCTAAATTTAATGATGTTCGATTTGTTGGACGAAGTGGTCGAG gcAAAAGTTTCACCATTACCATAGCTGTATATACATGTCCACCACAGATTACTTTGTACCAGAAAGCCATTAAAGTTACCGTAGATGGACCACGTGATCCAAGAAGTAAGACAA AACTCCGAACTGATGATCGCAGAATTCACCGACCAAGTCCCATAGATTTTCCAGACAGAAATCCATATTCTGAACGTCAGTTAGAAAGCCATAGATTTTCATCACAATTACCGGACTGGAATACAATCAGACGGCCATTATCACAGCAATCAGACAACGCACGGCGCGTGCTTGAACCGTCGTCTGACACCAATGGATATCACCCAACAG ATATAAAAAGAAGTCCATGGGGCACATATGATCCAGTTTATACTACTAATTCTTCTGTTGCACAATTCACACAACAACAACCTATCAACACAGCATCTTTACCAG gtcACGATATGACACCACCACCTCCATCTCAATCTATAGATTCTATAAATGTAGATCAAAAATTCTCAAAGGACAATTCATCTCACTTAGACTTAGTCCCTGTATCAAACAGTAGATCACTACCAATTACAATTCCCGACCCACAACGGATGGATCATATGACACCGTTTAATTCTCGGTCGATTGACTCACGTATGCCAGACCTTCCATTAATGTTAGGACCTAGATATACAGCTGATGTAAGAATAACGGAACATAGAATGACCGAACGTTATTCTGGCGAATCTAGTCTTGCTACTATGTTTGGCAACCCACCATATTCTGCGTCATCGAATCTTGATATTTTACGAGAAAGCAGACATATTCAGTCATTTAGAGACAGCAGAGGTGATATGTCAACTTTATCATTGGGACCACCATCAATGATGACCCACGATCTTTTATCAGGGCTGACGCCAGCAACGACGATGTCGCCATCTTTTCTCAGTGGTTCACCATCCGCAGTTGTTCCACCTAGCTTTCTCTACCCACATTTATCATTAGCCTCTCCACCACAGTATCAAACTAGTCTCTACGTTCCATCCGGAGAGGTCCGAACATACGAAGTACTAGGAGGACGATCGTCTGATGTTCCAATGCGAATAGAAAGACCTTTACCACCATCACCTCCATCTCGTTTGATTCCTGATACAGTTACACAAGATCATAGATTTTCAAGTTCGATTAATGAAAGATCTCGTGTGATTTCGAGGAGAAATATTACTCAAATGGACACCACAGCTGATTCAACTAGGACCCCACCTAGACCAAATGATGCGGTTACAGATTCGTCCGTTTGGAGGCCATACTGA
- the LOC143048161 gene encoding runt-related transcription factor 1-like isoform X1: MTEVLPGERSLGSVSSDHNEPLVRTGSPNFVCTALPPHWRSNKTLPGGFKVVSLGDIKDGTKVTISAGNDENYCAELRNCTAFMKNKVAKFNDVRFVGRSGRGKSFTITIAVYTCPPQITLYQKAIKVTVDGPRDPRSKTKLRTDDRRIHRPSPIDFPDRNPYSERQLESHRFSSQLPDWNTIRRPLSQQSDNARRVLEPSSDTNGYHPTDIKRSPWGTYDPVYTTNSSVAQFTQQQPINTASLPGHDMTPPPPSQSIDSINVDQKFSKDNSSHLDLVPVSNSRSLPITIPDPQRMDHMTPFNSRSIDSRMPDLPLMLGPRYTADVRITEHRMTERYSGESSLATMFGNPPYSASSNLDILRESRHIQSFRDSRGDMSTLSLGPPSMMTHDLLSGLTPATTMSPSFLSGSPSAVVPPSFLYPHLSLASPPQYQTSLYVPSGEVRTYEVLGGRSSDVPMRIERPLPPSPPSRLIPDTVTQDHRFSSSINERSRVISRRNITQMDTTADSTRTPPRPNDAVTDSSVWRPY; the protein is encoded by the exons ATGACAGAGGTGCTACCAGGGGAAAGGAGTCTGGGTTCGGTATCCAGTGACCACAATGAGCCCCTGGTTAGAACTGGGAGCCCAAACTTTGTGTGTACAGCATTGCCACCGCACTGGAGATCAAACAAAACTCTTCCAGGAGGATTTAAAGTTGTGTCACTTGGAGATATTAAAGATGGAACCAAAGTGACAATTTCTGCTGGAAATGACGAAAATTATTGTGCGGAATTAAGAAATTGTACTGCCTTTATGAAAAACAAAGTGGCTAAATTTAATGATGTTCGATTTGTTGGACGAAGTGGTCGAG gcAAAAGTTTCACCATTACCATAGCTGTATATACATGTCCACCACAGATTACTTTGTACCAGAAAGCCATTAAAGTTACCGTAGATGGACCACGTGATCCAAGAAGTAAGACAA AACTCCGAACTGATGATCGCAGAATTCACCGACCAAGTCCCATAGATTTTCCAGACAGAAATCCATATTCTGAACGTCAGTTAGAAAGCCATAGATTTTCATCACAATTACCGGACTGGAATACAATCAGACGGCCATTATCACAGCAATCAGACAACGCACGGCGCGTGCTTGAACCGTCGTCTGACACCAATGGATATCACCCAACAG ATATAAAAAGAAGTCCATGGGGCACATATGATCCAGTTTATACTACTAATTCTTCTGTTGCACAATTCACACAACAACAACCTATCAACACAGCATCTTTACCAG gtcACGATATGACACCACCACCTCCATCTCAATCTATAGATTCTATAAATGTAGATCAAAAATTCTCAAAGGACAATTCATCTCACTTAGACTTAGTCCCTGTATCAAACAGTAGATCACTACCAATTACAATTCCCGACCCACAACGGATGGATCATATGACACCGTTTAATTCTCGGTCGATTGACTCACGTATGCCAGACCTTCCATTAATGTTAGGACCTAGATATACAGCTGATGTAAGAATAACGGAACATAGAATGACCGAACGTTATTCTGGCGAATCTAGTCTTGCTACTATGTTTGGCAACCCACCATATTCTGCGTCATCGAATCTTGATATTTTACGAGAAAGCAGACATATTCAGTCATTTAGAGACAGCAGAGGTGATATGTCAACTTTATCATTGGGACCACCATCAATGATGACCCACGATCTTTTATCAGGGCTGACGCCAGCAACGACGATGTCGCCATCTTTTCTCAGTGGTTCACCATCCGCAGTTGTTCCACCTAGCTTTCTCTACCCACATTTATCATTAGCCTCTCCACCACAGTATCAAACTAGTCTCTACGTTCCATCCGGAGAGGTCCGAACATACGAAGTACTAGGAGGACGATCGTCTGATGTTCCAATGCGAATAGAAAGACCTTTACCACCATCACCTCCATCTCGTTTGATTCCTGATACAGTTACACAAGATCATAGATTTTCAAGTTCGATTAATGAAAGATCTCGTGTGATTTCGAGGAGAAATATTACTCAAATGGACACCACAGCTGATTCAACTAGGACCCCACCTAGACCAAATGATGCGGTTACAGATTCGTCCGTTTGGAGGCCATACTGA